The genomic window AGACCAGAGGAATAGGGTCCTTAGCCCCTCCCAGCCGGTCAACCAGCTAGCCACCTGCTCGTGCATTTAGCAGGTTTGGTGACCTTTATGGGCCACAGTGCTGTCAGCCAGGCAGCAATCCTCCCACCCCTGACAGCAAGGCCACAGAAGTATGCCCTGAGAAGGTCAAGGCAGCACTGAGACAGCAGCCTACAGAAATAGCTGTGGCGAACCAGGGACCTCACTCCACCCCAAGCTGTCTTGATCTGGGGCAATGCCATCAGCCCCCTTGGCCCAGCGTGAACTCGCCAGACTCTGGATGTTTGGGAATCAGGGAAAACATTAACCATTTGGTTTCTAGAGAGTTACAGTTTCTGGACATTCTAAGCAAAGGAGCACCGGTGTGCTGAGAAGGGGGAGGGACAGCAAAAAGGGCTGCTTATGGCCACAGCAGATGGGAGGTCCTGCCAGGTGTAAAGGAGAGATTTCCGAGGAAACCCAAGCCTGCTGGCCTCCAGTCCGTGGCCTGGAATAGCAGCTCGACCTTTAGTATTCCTGTCACCCCACTCTGTTAAGTTCTGGTCAGTGCAAGACCCCAGTCAGCTTTGCCTCAGTGCATTCATTTCTCCTAGACCAGACTGTAGGAAGTCCCAGGAGGGAGGGCAGGTGGTCTTTCCATCCACGAGGCTCAACACCAAATGTGAGGCACCTGTGTGGACTCAGCATCAGAAAGGCAGTTGGGGTGTCCATGAAGGAGCCTGTCATGCTGGAAGGTGGTGGTCTCTTTTAATGAAAGCCAAGTTACAAACCTAAGGTCTCTAGTGTTCTCTACATCCTCTTCCCTTCTTTTGACTAATCTTTGCTTGGAGTGGGTGTGAGCCAGGGTGGGCAGGACCTTGCCCTTGGTTACCAGTAATATGACTTGACCAAGTTCACTTAGCAAACTGGGATTTAGAACCTGATGGCCCTGTCTTTTCAGGAGTCGGTGTCCTTCAGCAGGATGCCAGCCCCTGGGCCTTACCCACTTCTCATCTAGGGCTGGAGTTCGGGAACCCAGGCCAGCAGTGTACCCCTGTACAGGGCTTGGGCCCTGAGTCTGGTGGCAGACATTTTCACCCAGAATCTTCAGAAGGAGATTCATGTTACATGGTGTCCCAGTacacagagaattttttttttttttttaacagaggtTTCTCAACCCTCCTGGCTGTGAACTGGAGTTCACAATTAAAAAACCCTACCCTGATGCTGATGTCTACAAAGCTACCTCAATGAAGTGACTGTCCCTTCTATGAAAAGAGCAGTTGGGGGCTGATTGGTTCATGGGAACGTGTCATCCCACCCGCCTCTGCCCATTCCGCATGTGAGGATGGGCCTCACCTTCCAGATGCTTGACGATTCCCCGTAGGCTGTTCCCGTGGGCTGCAATGAGCACTCTCTTGCCAGCCTTGATCTGAGGGACGATCTCATCATTCCAGAAGGGCAGGGCTCGTGCAATGGTGTCCTTGAGGCTCTCACACGTGGGCAGTTCCCCAGCTTTCAGGCCTGCATACCGACGCTCCTGGGGGCATCCATGTTGTTCACTCCCCAGGTGGGCACCCCCGCCTCAACCCAGCTTCCATCCCTGAAGCCCTGGTCCCCAGGCCTTCCCTTTGCCCTCCCACATCCCAGCACCTCACCTTGCTGATGGACTTGTAGTAGGGGTGCTTCTCATCCATGGGGGGTGGTGGGATGTCAAAGGAGCGCCTCCAGATCTTCACCTGCTCCTCCCCGTGTTTAGCAGCCGTCTCTGCCTTGTTGAGGCCAGTGAGACCCCCATAGTGCCGCTCATTGAGGCGCCAGGTACGCACCACGGGCAGCCACATCTGGTCCGTCCCATCCAGGATGGTCCAGAGGGTGCGTATGGCCCGCTTCAGCACCGATGTGTAGCAGATGTCAAATTCCATCTTTGCGTCCTTGATGGCCTGGGCCCCTCTCTTGGCCTCCTCAGCCCCCTTCTCGCTCAGCTCTGCATCGAACCAACCACAGAAGCGGTTCTCCTGGTTCCAGGTGCTCTCACCGTGCCGAACCATCACAAGGCGGTGGGTAGACATAGTGGTAGAGGTGGGGACTGGGGGCCTGTAGACAGGGGCAGGGGACTCCAGGGTGCCCCAGCTTTATAACAGTCtgtccccagcccccgccccacccaACTGCCAATCAGCATTCCAGGCCTGACAGGCGGCGGCAGGTGGCCAGTAGCAGTTAGGTGTAAGGCAAGCCAAGAGCTGGACTTAAAATAGCCTCACCAGTCCCCATTGCCCACAGCCCAGGCTGGGTGGGGCGTCTGAGCATGGCTGGGTGTGAAGAACAGAAGCCAGGGCCTCTGACAAACCTGAAATGTGAGGGCTAGCAGAAACAGAGGGACTCTGGGGAAAGACCCCCAGAGTTTGGGGCTCCCAGCCCTGTCAACCTGTTTGCTCTCTGCTCTCGGGAACGTGTCACTCCTAAGCAGAGGCACGTAAAATCCTAACTGCTTTCTTCGAATCACTCAACACAATTGGGGCACAAGCCTGCATTTCAGTAAGGATACTAGTATGCTGTCAAAGGAACCAAAGGGTGTGAGTATGCACAAGTGTTTGCCCATCCACATGTGCGTGCCTGTGAGCacgtctgtgtgtgcatgcatatactacatgtacatgtatgtgtgcctTGCACTCACATCTCTGTTGCATGTGTgctcacatacatgcatacatgtgaGCTGCCACAAGGCTCCCCCTTGGCTCTGCTCTGTTAACCT from Capricornis sumatraensis isolate serow.1 chromosome 10, serow.2, whole genome shotgun sequence includes these protein-coding regions:
- the PGAM2 gene encoding phosphoglycerate mutase 2 encodes the protein MSTHRLVMVRHGESTWNQENRFCGWFDAELSEKGAEEAKRGAQAIKDAKMEFDICYTSVLKRAIRTLWTILDGTDQMWLPVVRTWRLNERHYGGLTGLNKAETAAKHGEEQVKIWRRSFDIPPPPMDEKHPYYKSISKERRYAGLKAGELPTCESLKDTIARALPFWNDEIVPQIKAGKRVLIAAHGNSLRGIVKHLEGMSDQAIMELNLPTGIPIVYELDQAMKPTKPMRFLGDEETVRKAMEAVAAQGKAK